In the genome of Raphanus sativus cultivar WK10039 chromosome 4, ASM80110v3, whole genome shotgun sequence, one region contains:
- the LOC108848741 gene encoding small ubiquitin-related modifier 5 has protein sequence MVSSSTTISASTASKSRSPTPQRKITLMVKTQQDGREDVYKIGYNAHMKKLMDACCTKRNLDKGTVRFIFGRKELKPRHTPAQLMMEEGDIIDILTEQGGG, from the exons ATGGTGAGCTCCTCTACGACCATCTCTGCATCTACTGCATCAAAGTCTCGATCTCCTACTCCCCAAAGGAAGATTACCCTCATGGTCAAGACCCAACAg GATGGAAGAGAGGATGTTTATAAGATTGGTTATAATGCACATATGAAGAAACTGATGGATGCATGCTGCACCAAGAGAAACTTAGACAAAGGAACTGTCAGATTCATCTTCGGCCGTAAAGAGCTCAAGCCACGACATACTCCTGCTCag CTGATGATGGAAGAAGGGGATATCATTGATATTCTCACCGAACAAGGTGGTGGCTAA